The following coding sequences are from one Danio rerio strain Tuebingen ecotype United States chromosome 21, GRCz12tu, whole genome shotgun sequence window:
- the LOC137488811 gene encoding uncharacterized protein isoform X1: MMSCLLGQQKNTITGFHNTIWPVTEDYTEISFYNMKNKSFVMNTSYSMFMWILVLGVLMTPALCQDDESIMTVCQEEDNDLRVDCPLEPKHSFHTDFEFSMSKGQKEIIINTNISGIMPEPRFRHNTFVTELEPYGFRLTIMSFTIAENTTFICKVTKVQRTLFVELGSIEPCSAISVFLLGYPWLSLLLPVCIIQLWEAF, encoded by the exons ATGATGTCATGCTTGCTCGGGCAACAAAAGAATACTATCACAGGATTTCATAATACGATTTGGCCTGTTACTGAGGATTACACAGAGATCAGCTtttataatatgaaaaataag AGTTTTGTGATGAACACATCTTACTCTATGTTTATGTGGATTCTTGTCCTGGGAG TTCTGATGACCCCAGCGCTGTGTCAGGATGACGAGAGCATCATGACAGTCTGTCAAGAGGAGGATAATGACCTCAGAGTGGACTGCCCTCTGGAGCCCAAACACAGCTTCCACACGGACTTTGAGTTCTCCATGTCCAAAGGCCAAAAGGAGATCATCATAAATACCAACATTTCTGGAATCATGCCTGAACCCAGATTTCGGCACAACACCTTTGTGACAGAACTTGAACCATACGGCTTCAGGCTCACCATTATGAGCTTCACCATCGCTGAGAATACAACGTTCATTTGCAAAGTAACTAAGGTCCAGAGGACGCTATTTGTCGAATTAG GCAGTATCGAGCCCTGCTCTGCCATCAGCGTGTTTCTGCTGGGTTATCCTTGGCTCAGTCTTCTGCTCCCTGTGTGCATCATACAACTATGGGAAGCTTTTTAA
- the LOC137488811 gene encoding uncharacterized protein isoform X3, whose product MNTSYSMFMWILVLGVLMTPALCQDDESIMTVCQEEDNDLRVDCPLEPKHSFHTDFEFSMSKGQKEIIINTNISGIMPEPRFRHNTFVTELEPYGFRLTIMSFTIAENTTFICKVTKVQRTLFVELGSIEPCSAISVFLLGYPWLSLLLPVCIIQLWEAF is encoded by the exons ATGAACACATCTTACTCTATGTTTATGTGGATTCTTGTCCTGGGAG TTCTGATGACCCCAGCGCTGTGTCAGGATGACGAGAGCATCATGACAGTCTGTCAAGAGGAGGATAATGACCTCAGAGTGGACTGCCCTCTGGAGCCCAAACACAGCTTCCACACGGACTTTGAGTTCTCCATGTCCAAAGGCCAAAAGGAGATCATCATAAATACCAACATTTCTGGAATCATGCCTGAACCCAGATTTCGGCACAACACCTTTGTGACAGAACTTGAACCATACGGCTTCAGGCTCACCATTATGAGCTTCACCATCGCTGAGAATACAACGTTCATTTGCAAAGTAACTAAGGTCCAGAGGACGCTATTTGTCGAATTAG GCAGTATCGAGCCCTGCTCTGCCATCAGCGTGTTTCTGCTGGGTTATCCTTGGCTCAGTCTTCTGCTCCCTGTGTGCATCATACAACTATGGGAAGCTTTTTAA
- the LOC137488811 gene encoding uncharacterized protein isoform X2, with protein sequence MVNMEKSKHFKIQSFVMNTSYSMFMWILVLGVLMTPALCQDDESIMTVCQEEDNDLRVDCPLEPKHSFHTDFEFSMSKGQKEIIINTNISGIMPEPRFRHNTFVTELEPYGFRLTIMSFTIAENTTFICKVTKVQRTLFVELGSIEPCSAISVFLLGYPWLSLLLPVCIIQLWEAF encoded by the exons ATGGTCAACATGGAGAagtctaaacattttaaaatacag AGTTTTGTGATGAACACATCTTACTCTATGTTTATGTGGATTCTTGTCCTGGGAG TTCTGATGACCCCAGCGCTGTGTCAGGATGACGAGAGCATCATGACAGTCTGTCAAGAGGAGGATAATGACCTCAGAGTGGACTGCCCTCTGGAGCCCAAACACAGCTTCCACACGGACTTTGAGTTCTCCATGTCCAAAGGCCAAAAGGAGATCATCATAAATACCAACATTTCTGGAATCATGCCTGAACCCAGATTTCGGCACAACACCTTTGTGACAGAACTTGAACCATACGGCTTCAGGCTCACCATTATGAGCTTCACCATCGCTGAGAATACAACGTTCATTTGCAAAGTAACTAAGGTCCAGAGGACGCTATTTGTCGAATTAG GCAGTATCGAGCCCTGCTCTGCCATCAGCGTGTTTCTGCTGGGTTATCCTTGGCTCAGTCTTCTGCTCCCTGTGTGCATCATACAACTATGGGAAGCTTTTTAA
- the LOC566907 gene encoding gig2-like protein DreN, translating into MPVEFSGWEAYCDKSKHLKPGQEPKKNHGYIMYHGTLKSNAPAIITTGFRPSSGGTLGPGVYCSRDINKAMGYPACAPNDQVVLKLRVRVGKVKRIDSQSLNMRTSWHQNGYDTAWLPATGSFVALEEDCVWDPNRITVTGIAHCTDPSTKASLESLIKQKSQSQDPNEKDVKLCKGCGMQTPDKHKMEKCWSCRASVCPFMKKHGCQRNRK; encoded by the coding sequence ATGCCGGTGGAATTCAGTGGATGGGAGGCATATTGTGATAAATCAAAGCACCTTAAGCCAGGTCAAGAACCCAAAAAGAATCATGGCTACATTATGTACCACGGGACTCTCAAAAGCAATGCCCCAGCTATCATTACAACAGGGTTTCGTCCCTCTTCTGGTGGAACTCTGGGCCCCGGAGTCTACTGTAGTAGAGACATCAACAAAGCAATGGGTTACCCAGCATGTGCTCCCAATGACCAAGTCGTGTTAAAGCTGCGAGTGAGAGTTGGTAAAGTGAAGAGGATTGACAGCCAAAGTCTTAACATGAGGACATCATGGCATCAGAACGGATATGATACGGCCTGGTTACCTGCCACTGGCTCTTTTGTGGCACTTGAGGAAGATTGTGTTTGGGACCCAAACAGAATTACTGTGACTGGTATAGCCCATTGCACAGACCCCAGTACTAAGGCTTCCCTGGAGAGTCTCATAAAGCAGAAAAGCCAATCGCAGGACCCGAATGAGAAAGATGTGAAGCTGTGTAAGGGCTGTGGGATGCAAACACCGGATAAGCACAAGATGGAGAAATGCTGGTCCTGTAGGGCATCCGTTTGCCCCTTCATGAAAAAACATGGTTGCCAAAGAAATAGGAAGTAA